ccccatctctaataaaaatacaaaagtagccgggcatagtggcgcatgcctgtaatcccagctactcaggaggctgaggtgggagaatcacttgaacccaggaggcggaggttgcagtgagccgagatcgcaccactgcactccagcctgggcgacagagcgagactccgtctcaaaaaaaaaaaaaaaaaaaagtgtattccCTCACTCAGTGATTGTACTGTTCAGAGGCGTGTAGCTGCATTAAAagccctttctttccttctctgtaacTGGGGTCGAGGGAGGGCTATCTCACTGGACTGGAGTAACACACACAGATAAAGCTGGCGCCAAGTTAACAGGAAACACTATGTCTCTCAAGGAtatgctttgtttgtttttttttgagctgaagtctcactctgtcatccaaggtggagtgcaatggcatgatctctgctcactgcagcctctgcctcctgggttcaagtgattctcttgcctcagttccccgagtagctgggattacagaagtgcaccactacgcccagctaatttttatatttttagtagagacaaggtttagttggccaggctggtctcgaactcctgacctcaggtgatccgcccgtcttggcctcccaaagggctggaattacaggtatgagccaccatgctggccaaggacatgttttttttttacccatGGAGAGACTTTGTTCTCTAAATTCATAAATTGTTGGAAATTCTATCAGTAAAAATGAAACATCTGACTCTTGCTTGGAGGATCTAATCCACTTGATACAGAGTAGCAGCCTTGATTTCCAAAGCAGGTGCAGCGCTTCAGATAATGGGTTTCTGGATGCAACATTTCACATTTACCTTCTTGTTTCCAATGATTCAGGACACTGGTTTCACTTGACAGTCCTGACCCGATGTTGACCTTGCTTTGCTCTAAGCTATCATTTGGTTGTCACCTAAACTCTACCCTCTCCCTTTatcttgcctttttcttttcttttttctttttgagacaggctcttactctgtcacccagtctgactgcagtggtgcagctgatcacagctcactgcagccaggacctcccaagctcaaacaatcgtcccacctcagcctcccaagtagctgggactacaggcatgcaccttttgttgttgttgttgttgagatagagGCTCgatctgctgcccaggctggggtgcagtggcacgatcttggctcactgcaacctctgcctgtcgggttcaagcgattctcctgcctcagcctcccaagcagctgggactacaggcgcgcaccaccactcccagctaatttttttgtatttttagtggagacggggtttcaccatgttggccaggctggtcacaaactcctgacctcagatgatacacccacctcagcctcccaaagtactgggattatgggtgtgagctaGCACGCCCGgccccctcccacctttcttttttttgttttagttgacacagggtgtcaccatggtacagcccaggctggtcctgaactcctggcttcaagtgatcctcctgccttggcctcccaaagtgctgggactataggaatgagccatcacacctggccccttTCTTCAGTTTTCAAATCAAAATGATCCTTCAAGGTCAAGGGGAAATGCCTCCTCTGAGAAGTCTTCTCTGAATGTCAGAGGCAgacaatgttttatttctttttttttttttttttttgagatggagtctcgctctgtcacccaggctggagtgcagtggcccgatcttgcctcactgcaagctccgcttcccgggttcatgccattctcctgcctcagcctcccgagtagctgggactacaggtgcccgccactcatgcctggctaatttctttttgtatttttagtagagacggggtttcaccgtgttagccaggatggtctcgatctcctgacctcgtgatccgcccacctcggcctcccaaagtgctgggattacaggcgtgagccaccgcgcccggccgacaatgTCTTATTTCTGTATGCTCCCCAACATTCAGTCATACAGTTATTGAATAACACATTTTGAGAGATAACTATGGATCAAGTAACATGCTGGTTTCTGGGAGAATTGAGGACAAATTAACCTTGTGGAAATTTTGGGTGGATGAAAAAGGCCAACATTAAATTAAACACTGCACACATTTACAGCTGTGAGAAGCGTTATAAGTCCTGAATGCTATgggagttgtttttgttttttgagttggagtttcccTGTTGTGACTGAGGCTGGAGTGGAaggtcacgatctcggctcactgcaacctctgcctccagattccgacgattcccctgcctcagctcccgagtaactgggactacaggtgcctgtcaccacacctggctacttttgaatttttagtagagatggggtttcgccatgttggtcaggttggtctcaaactcttgacctcaggtgatccacccgtcttggcctcccaaagtgctgggattacagaagtgagccactgcgcccaaccaggAGCTCTTTTGAGAAAGAAGTCCAAGAGATCGTCCTGACACCCTCGTCTGACTCTGCCCTTTGCCTACTCAAAACTTTCCCATGGTTCCCAGCTGCCTTCTGGACATAGATCAAGTCCCTTCTCTGATAGGCCCAACCCCTTTATCATCTGATCCTAGCTCATTTTTCTGAGTTTTCCTTAGttgctattattttctttctaaagtaACACGTCATAGTATTCACAAAGCACACAAGTCTTATGTGTACAGCTCAATGAATTGTAAATATGTGTAtacctggccgggcacagtgactcacgcccgtaatcccagaactttgggaggccgaggcaggtggatcacttgaggtcaggagcttgagaccagcctgaccaacttggtgaaaccccatctctattaaaaatgcaaaattagctgggtgtggtgcctcatgcctgcaatcccagctacttgggaggctgaggcaggagaatcgcttgaacctgggaggcagaggttgcagtgagccgagattgtgccattgcactccatcctgggtaacaagagcgaaactccatctcaaaacaataataataataataatataataagtgTATACCCATGCAAACACCATTCAGATAAAAATATGGCATATTTGGGGCACCTGGGGAGTCTCTCTTGTGGCCCCTCCCTTCCACACCCTGCTGATCTATCAGCACAGATTAGTTTTTGTCACTTTTTGAACTtcatattccttttctttttatacaaACACAAACACTCGAGTCATGACTGGGGggggtggctgaagcctgtaatctcagcactttgggaggccaagatgcgaggatcacttgagcctgggatttcagagaccagcctgagcaacgtagagagacctcatctccacaaaaaaattttaaaaaattaaccaggggtggtgtagtcccagctacttaggaggctggggtgggaggcttgagcccgggaattccaggctgcagtgagccatgattgggccactgcactccagcctgggcaacacagccagaccctgactcaaaacaaacaaacaaacatacaaacaacagaaaagcagaacgggcgcggtagctcatgcctgtaatcccagcgctttggaaggctgagacggcGGTATCTCTTGAACTCACAAGTTAAGAGACAAGCCTGGGCGTGGGCTATATAGCGAGATCcaggtctctaccaaaaacaaaaccactcaGTTTTTAGTCATCTACAACGTCCTGCCTGGAAGCACGCTATTTTGGGCCTCTGAccctttgcacttgctattccTTCTGCGCTGGGGAGAGCTCAAACCCTGCCCGAAACTTCTAAAAATGGTGCCTGGATAAATGAAGGCATCAGAGTTGCGACTGGACGGGCGTCTGTTGGATGACGCCACGGCTGGCACTTATTGGGAGACGCTCATTGGACAGTCACGTGATGGGACTAAGCCTCCCGAGGGAGCGAGGCAGGTGCGGTCACGTGACCCGGCGGCGCTGCGGGGCAGCGGCCATTTTGCGGGGCGGCCACGTGAGGGACGCACGTTCAGTGTGGCTCTCACGTGACCCGGGGCGCGCTGCGGCCGCCCGCGCGGACCCGGCGAGAGGCGGCGGCGGGAGCGGCGGTGATGGACGGGTCCGGGGAGCAGCCCAGAGGCGGGGGTGAGGCGGGAGGCAGACGGGCGGGAGGAGGGCGAGCCCCCTCGCCGGCGGGTCCCAGGATCCTTCCTCTCGGCCTGGGGCTGTGCGATCTCCAAGCATTGAGGGGCAGAAACTCCCGGATCGGGCGCTGCCAGACTCCAGCCCCCTCCGTCCTCGGAGGTTCCTGGCTCTCTGATCCCCGTACCCCGATCCCTGCCTGTCTGGCGCTCTCAGACCCCCAAGAACTAGGGGATCTCGGAAGCCAAGCCCCCGGGCAGGCCCGGGCTTGTCGCCCGCACCACTTCCTGCCTCTGGCACTGGTGGGAGGGGCGGGTCTCGCCTCTGCCCCCTCAGGCCAGGGGTCGGGATGCATTTAGTGTTCCGCTACCCTCTTTCCCCAGGGAGAATGTAGGATACAGGCCCAGCCTCCTAGCCTTTCTCCATCAGGGACTCAGTTGTCTGGGCACCCCCGTCACTTTATCTGGTAGGGTCCCAGAAGTCCAGGGTCCCCAGCTCTGCCCTCCCTCAGGGACCGTGAGCCTCCACAGCCTCCTGATCCCCTAgaacccaggagtccaggcacctcttcccttcctttctcctctagGGCCCACCAGCTCTGAGCAGATCATGAAGACAGGGGCCCTTTTGCTTCAGGGGTGAGTTTGAGGTCTGATTATTGTGGCACAGATTTGAGGAGTGACACCCCGTTCTGATTCTGCACCCTCACTCCATCCCCACTCTAGTTTCATCCAGGATCGAGCAGGGCGAATGGGGGGGGAGACACCCGAGCTGGCCCTGGACCCGGTGCCTCAGGATGCGTCCACCAAGAGGCTGAGCGAGTGTCTCAAGCGCATCGGGGACGAACTGGACAGTAACATGGAGCTGCAGAGGTGTGGGCCCCGGGACCCAGAAATCCAGCCACTGGGCTCCCTGAGAACGCAGGAGTCTCAGCCCCGCATTCTCCTCCTCCCCTAAGAACTAGAAGTCTGGGCCCTACAACTCAGCGCAAGCGTTCTGGACTCCCAGCCGTCCCCTCCGCCAGGATCTTAAAACCCTCCTTCAGGGAGTCATTTTTCCCACCTTCCTCGATGTCTGTCTCGTCCCTTTCCCTTGCCCCCCGTTGGcctgttgtttttcatttcagcctggcttgggcctcagtctcctcatctttAGTGTGCGGTGGATGTGGGGATTTCCACCATCAGCCTGATGCTCGCTCCCCGGCACTGGTTCTCCTCTCTCCTGCAGGATGATTGCCGCCGTGGACACAGACTCCCCCCGAGAGGTCTTTTTCCGAGTGGCAGCTGACATGTTTTCTGACGGCAACTTCAACTGGGGCCGTGTTGTCGCCCTTTTCTACTTTGCCAGCAAACTGGTGCTCAAGGTGGGCAGCTGCAGGGCAGTGAGCCCAGGGGTGCTCCCCTCAGACCTGTGAGGCCCTGGGGATCGTGGGATCAACCCCCTGCAGTGGCCCAGTGACCACAGAGGGCATGGAGAGAGATGGCTGTGCACTGGGTGTCtgcttcttttattcattcaacaagcatttactgggcctgctgtgtgccaggcctgtAGCTGGCACCTGGGACACAGCACCGTACAAAGCAGGCTGCATCCCTGCTCTCAGGGACTTGACGTACAGGGGTGAAGTAAAGGGGGCAGTGTGATTTAGCAGAGTGGTCAggaaagacttctttttttttttttttttttgagacagagtcttgctctgtcgcccagcctggagtgcagtggcgggatctcggctcactgcaagctccgcctcctgggttcacgccattctcctgcctcagcctcccgagtagctgggactacaggagcccaccaccacgcccggctaattttttttttgtatttttagtagagacagggtttcaacgtgttagcctggatggtcttgatctcccgaccttgtgatccgcctgcctcggcctcccaaagtgctggaattacgggcgtgagccaccgcgcccggcctttttttttttttttttttttttgagatggagttttgctcttgttgccctggctggagtgcaatggcacaatcttggctcactgcaacctctgcctcccaggttcaagcgattctcctgcctcagcctcctgagtagctgggattacgggtgtgcacCATTATCcctggctagcttttttttttttttttttttttttttgtagttttagtagagacagggtttcaccatgttggtcaggctggtcttgaactcctgacctcatatgatccacccactttggcctcccaaagtgctgggattacaggcatgagccactgcaaccagccagGAAAGACTTCTAAGAGCAGGTGACATTAAAGCCAAAGTTGGAATGACAAGAAGGATGCACTGATCTATAGTGATCGGGGGAAGAGGCATTCggtagagggaacagcaagtgcaaaggccctgaggtaggacGAAGCCTGTGTTTTGACGGTAGGGAGGAAGCCAGTGCTGCTGGACAGAGTGAGCTGGGGGAGACGGT
The sequence above is a segment of the Macaca nemestrina isolate mMacNem1 chromosome 20, mMacNem.hap1, whole genome shotgun sequence genome. Coding sequences within it:
- the LOC105478665 gene encoding apoptosis regulator BAX isoform X3, with the protein product MDGSGEQPRGGGPTSSEQIMKTGALLLQGFIQDRAGRMGGETPELALDPVPQDASTKRLSECLKRIGDELDSNMELQRMIAAVDTDSPREVFFRVAADMFSDGNFNWGRVVALFYFASKLVLKALCTKVPELIRTIMGWTLDFLRERLLGWIQDQGGWGLPLAESLKRLMSLSPGRPPLLLWDAHVADRDHLGGWSTHRLPHHLEEDGLRPPAALNCVSPP
- the LOC105478665 gene encoding apoptosis regulator BAX isoform X2, with the protein product MDGSGEQPRGGGPTSSEQIMKTGALLLQGFIQDRAGRMGGETPELALDPVPQDASTKRLSECLKRIGDELDSNMELQRMIAAVDTDSPREVFFRVAADMFSDGNFNWGRVVALFYFASKLVLKALCTKVPELIRTIMGWTLDFLRERLLGWIQDQGGWDGLLSYFGTPTWQTVTILVAGVLTASLTIWKKMG
- the LOC105478665 gene encoding apoptosis regulator BAX isoform X1 → MGGETPELALDPVPQDASTKRLSECLKRIGDELDSNMELQRMIAAVDTDSPREVFFRVAADMFSDGNFNWGRVVALFYFASKLVLKALCTKVPELIRTIMGWTLDFLRERLLGWIQDQGGWDGLLSYFGTPTWQTVTILVAGVLTASLTIWKKMG